A region from the Panicum hallii strain FIL2 chromosome 1, PHallii_v3.1, whole genome shotgun sequence genome encodes:
- the LOC112902709 gene encoding glycerophosphodiester phosphodiesterase GDPD2-like, translating into MAQLKAARVADVPTLDVVAPGLVVAEADASAAIAAARGPGGRFSVVGHRGKGMNALASADRRLQEVRENTVRSFNDAARFPVDYVEFDVQVTKDGCPIIFHDNFIYTEEDGKISQKRVTDLQLEDFVQYGPQNEQGKIGKPLLRKMKDGRMLNWNVQSEDALCTLQEAFEKVNPRLGFNVELKFDDNLEYEEEKLTRILQAILKVIFEYAKDRPILFSSFQPDAAQLMRKLQSKYPVYFLTNGGTEIYTDVRRNSLEEAIKLCLGSGLQGIVSEARGIFRHPAAIPKIKEANLSLLTYGTLNNVPEAVYMQHLMGVNGVIVDLVPEITEAVSELIALPEPDSEVENLSSNQAAKGAATPNFSQREISFLLRLIPELVQ; encoded by the exons ATGGCCCAGCTCAAGGCTGCGCGCGTCGCCGACGTGCCCACCCTGGACGTGGTGGCCCCCGGCCTAGTTGTCGCCGAGGCGGACGCCAGCGCCGCGATcgccgcggcgcgcgggccGGGCGGGCGGTTCTCTGTGGTCGGGCACCGCGGGAAGGGGATGAACGCGCTGGCGTCGGCGGACCGGCGGCTGCAGGAGGTCCGCGAGAACACCGTCCGCTCCTTCAACGACGCCGCGCGCTTCCCCGTCGACTACGTCGAGTTCGATGTCCAG GTCACCAAGGATGGGTGCCCAATCATCTTCCATGACAACTTCATCTACACCGAAGAAGAT GGTAAAATTTCACAGAAGCGTGTCACTGATCTTCAGTTGGAAGACTTCGTCCAGTATGGACCTCAAAATGAGCAAGGGAAG ATCGGGAAGCCCCTGCTTCGCAAAATGAAGGACGGCAGAATGCTTAACTGGAATGTGCAGTCAGAGGATGCTCTTTGCACGCTTCAAGAAGCATTCGAGAAGGTCAACCCGAGATTGGGCTTCAACGTTGAGCTGAAATTCGATGACAATCTTGAATACGAGGAGGAGAAGCTCACTCGCATCCTCCAGGCCATCCTGAAG GTGATCTTTGAGTACGCCAAGGATAGGCCTATACTTTTCTCTAGCTTCCAGCCTGATGCTGCGCAGCTCATGCGGAAATTGCAGAGCAAATACCCT GTATACTTCTTGACAAACGGAGGGACAGAGATTTACACTGACGTGAGGAGGAACTCGTTGGAGGAGGCCATCAAGCTATGCCTTGGCAGCGGCCTGCAAGGGATAGTTTCCGAGGCCCGTGGGATCTTCAGGCACCCTGCTGCCATACCAAAGATCAAAGAGGCTAACCTCTCCCTGCTGACCTACGGAACATTGAA TAACGTGCCGGAGGCGGTGTACATGCAGCACCTGATGGGGGTGAATGGGGTGATCGTCGACCTGGTGCCGGAGATCACCGAGGCTGTCTCCGAGCTCATCGCTCTGCCAGAGCCTGACTCTGAAGTCGAGAACTTGAGCAGCAACCAGGCTGCTAAAGGCGCCGCAACACCGAATTTCTCGCAACGCGAGATCTCGTTCCTGCTGAGGCTTATACCTGAGCTTGTCCAATAA
- the LOC112897261 gene encoding uncharacterized protein LOC112897261, whose amino-acid sequence MPYDDHARALKLLHALDLDVWGTKVEAIVESTNYETLTTDELFSKLKSKEIDIQFRKKLNNPTAGSSSNIPMALVSGSTNTNANLSSTPSFALSSLCHIADDELEALDDDQLVLLTNKFKRVYENRRNRRRSEGCFNCGERGHFIADCPSKVKAPEHGNSYRRQEQSRDRKNKSDRRGRKKGQQKFTDKQIKKAAHVLFSSLGSFDSDASYNSSDSESEDEKPKKTNDGGLCFLADIKGGMCTMALNEGDAYDCSNDSSDNEVQNSAEEEIEELTKLVDKQNKILARLKADHDRIFAELKTLKDATPAAVECEECSIHMVSISELQSKHAVLVDKFDCAKIELEELRSRSVLLGACATCPILQTELNVAKCHIVQLEKHTCPVLPECLTCPTFVAEISILKKDNAALEEENIHLRTILGWCSVREPQIGMTIAQIKRGEHFGVGYDLKRTFGKKNADGENNGPTPSEKSPPVSPEGFVVEPPKSVPKKQDGGEENIWIMDSGCSRHMTGDDRWFSSLTPASGDDEIGQSIFEDEVDGLDDDDDATEDPAVLELPLRGRQLLFEQHLDIFSVAIHLNK is encoded by the exons ATGCCGTATGATGATCATGCAAGGGCTCTCAAATTGTTGCATGCACTCGACTTGGATGTTTGGGGCACAAAAGTGGAAGCGATTGTTGAGTCTACTAATTATGAGACTCTTACAACTGATGAGCTTTTCAGTAAGCTTAAATCCAAAGAGATCGACATCCAATTTCGGAAAAAGCTTAACAATCCCACAGCTGGTTCTTCTTCAAATATTCCAATGGCTTTGGTTTCTGGAAGTACTAACACTAATGCTAATCTTTCATCTACTCCTAGTTTTGCTTTGTCCTCCTTGTGTCATATTGCAGATGATGAGTTGGAGGCACTTGATGATGATCAGCTTGTTTTGCTCACCAACAAGTTCAAGCGGGTATATGAAAACAGGCGAAACAGAAGGCGTTCAGAAGGATGCTTCAACTGTGGTGAGCGTGGACACTTCATTGCTGATTGTCCAAGCAAGGTGAAGGCACCGGAGCATGGCAACAGCTACAGGCGCCAGGAACAATCAAGGGACAGGAAGAACAAGAGTGATAGGCGTGGGAGAAAGAAGGGACAACAAAAGTTTACTGACAAGCAAATCAAGAAGGCTGCACATGTTCTCTTTTCTTCGCTGGGTAGCTTTGATTCAGATGCCTCCTACAACTCTAGTGATTCAGAGTCCGAAGATGAGAAGCCCAAAAAGACCAATGATGGAGGACTCTGTTTTCTTGCTGACATCAAGGGAGGCATGTGCACTATGGCTTTAAATGAGGGTGATGCATATGACTGCAGCAACGACTCTTCTGATAATGAGGTACAAAATTCTGCTGAAGAAGAAATTGAAGAGTTGACTAAACTTGTTGATAAACAAAATAAAATTCTAGCAAGACTTAAGGCTGATCATGATAGAATATTTGCTGAATTAAAAACACTAAAAGATGCTACACCTGCTGCTGTAGAATGTGAGGAATGTTCTATTCATATGGTTTCTATTTCTGAATTGCAATCTAAGCATGCTGTTTTAGTTGATAAATTTGATTGTGCTAAGATTGAATTGGAAGAACTTCGCTCTCGTTCTGTTTTACTTGGTGCTTGTGCTACTTGTCCAATTTTGCAAACTGAGTTGAATGTTGCTAAATGCCATATTGTTCAGTTGGAAAAACACACTTGTCCTGTTTTACCTGAGTGTTTGACTTGTCCTACTTTTGTTGCTGAAATTTCCATCTTAAAGAAGGACAATGCTGCTTTAGAAGAAGAAAACATTCATTTAAGAACAATCCTTGGTTGGTGTTCTGTGCGTGAGCCCCAGATTGGTATGACTATTGCACAAATTAAAAGGGGTGAGCATTTTGGTGTTGGTTATGATTTGAAGCGTACTTTTGGTAAAAAGAATGCAGATGGTGAGAACAATGGGCCTACTCCTAGTGAGAAGAGTCCACCGGTCTCACCTGAAGGTTTTGTGGTAGAACCTCCCAAGTCTGTTCCTAAAAAGCAG GATGGAGGCGAGGAGAACATATGGATAATGGACTCTGGTTGTTCACGTCACATGACCGGAGATGATAGATGGTTCTCCAGCCTCACCCCCGCGAGCG GTGATGATGAGATTGGACAAAGCATTTTTGAAGATGAGGTTGATGGActtgacgatgatgatgatgcaacagaGGATCCAGCTGTGCTCGAG CTACCATTGAGGGGGAGGCAACTTCTGTTCGAACAGCACCTCGACATATTCAGCGTCGCCATCCACCTCAACAAATGA